Genomic window (Dictyoglomus thermophilum H-6-12):
AGTTGAATCAGTCAAGTCTGCATCTGATGTTTATTCTCCCCTCTCTGGAAAAGTCGTTGAGGTCAATGAAAATTTAAAAACCAAGCCAGAACTCATAAATGAAGATCCTTATAATGCAGGATGGATCGTTAAGTTAGAACTTTCAGACCCAAAAGAGTACGAAAGTTTGCTTTCTGCAGAGGAGTATAAAAAACTCATTGGAGAATAGTTGAATGACGTACTTTCCTCATACTCCACAAGAAATAAAGGAGATGCTGAATACTATAGGATTAGAGTCTATAGAGGACCTTTTCTCTGAAATCCCTGAAGAGATAAGACAAAAAGCAAAAGAAAACTTCAAAATTCCAGCATCTCCCTCAGAAATCGATCTTTTAGAAGAAATAAAAAATATAGCAAGAAAAAATATTGGAAAAGACTATATTTCCTTTCTTGGCGGTGGAGCCTATAAACATTATATCCCACCCTTTGTGAAATTGGTCTCCCTCTTTCCTACATTTTATACTGCCTATACCCCTTATCAACCAGAAATAAGTCAGGGTGTATTACAATCTATCTTTGAGTATCAGAGCCTTATTTGTGATCTTACTGGAATGGAGGTAGCAAACGCCTCTTTATATGAGGCAGGTTCAGGAATAGCAGAAGCTGCTCTTATGTCAGTTAGAATCACAGGAAAAAAGGAAGTTATTGCATCTTCAGGTCTTAATCCTGAATATATCTCAGTACTTAAGACCTATCTTCAAGCCCAAAACATTGAACTTAAAATAATACCTCTTGATGAAAAGGGTGAAACAGATGTTGATTTTCTTGAAAAAAATATATCTCCTAAAACTTCTGGAGTTATAATACAAAACCCTAATTTCTTTGGAGTTATAGAGACTAAACTCAAAGATATAGAAGAACTAATTCATAAAAATAATGCCCTGTTTATTCTCTCCATATATCCTATATCTCTTGGTATTCTCAAACCCCCTTCTGAATACAATGTAGATATTGTTGTGGGAGAAGGACAATCCTTAGGAATACCATTGGGATTTGGTGGACCTTATTTAGGAATTCTTGCCACAAAAAAGGAATTTATAAGACAAATTCCAGGAAGAATAGTTGGAGAAACCATAGATCTAGAAGGTGAAAGAGGCTTTGTGAATACCCTACAAACTAGAGAACAACACATAAGAAGAGCGAAGGCCACATCAAATATATGCACAAATGAGGCCCTATCAGCTATATCTGCAGCTGTTTATATGGCAATTCTTGGAAAAAAAGGTATTAAGAAAATCGCAGAAGTCTGTTTTTCGAGGGCACATTATTTGAGAGAGAGAATGCAAAAAGAAGTAAATTTAGAAATCACATATCCAAATTCCCATTTCTTTAACGAATTTGTAATTAAAATTCCTGAAAATAGTGAGAATTTCTTGAAAAAGTTAGAAGAAAAAAAGATTTTAGGAGGAATTCCTTTATCCAGGTTTTATAAAGACAGAGATAAGGAAATACTCGTAGCGGTAACAGAAAGAAATTCTTTAGAAGAACTTGAGTATTATATAAAATCTCTTAAGGAGGTCCTTAAGAAGAATTGAAAAAGAAAATACCTTTAATAAAAGAACTAAACAATGACGAGAAACCTACTATACATTTACCAGAGCCATTAGAAGATTTTTTACCTGAAAAAATACTACCCAAAGATTTGTTAAGAGAATCTCTACCCATTCCTCAGATAAGTGAGATTGAAGTAGTAAGACATTTCACAAATCTATCCCATATGGGATATGGGGTTGACCTCGGTTTTTATCCTTTAGGGTCATGTACTATGAAATATAATCCAAAAATCAACGAAGAAATTGCAAATAATGAATATTTTACTGATCTACATCCTTACACTCCTGAAGAACTATCTCAGGGAGCCCTTGAAATAATCTACAAACTTGGAGAAGCCCTTTCTAAAATAACAGGGATGGACAAATTTACATTCCAGCCTTCTGCTGGAGCCCATGGAGAATTAACAGCCCTTCTTATAATAAAAGCCTATCTAAGGAACAAAGGAGAAAATAGGAACATAGTACTTGTACCTGACTCTGCCCATGGCACAAATCCAGCAAGTGCATCAATGGCTGGATTTGAAACTATAGAAATACCATCCGATGAAAGAGGCCTTGTAAATCCAAACATTTTGGGAAAATATCTAAATAAAAATGTGGCTGTGTTAATGTTAACAAATCCTAATACTCTTGGACTTTTTGAAAAAGACATCCTTAAAATAGCTCAAATGGTTCATGATGAGGGAGCACTCTTGTACTATGATGGTGCCAATTTAAACGGAATTATGGGTTATGCTCGTCCTGGAGATATGGGGTTTGATGCGGTACATGTCAACTTACACAAAACCTTCTCTACACCCCATGGTGGGGGAGGTCCAGGTGCGGGTCCCGTAGGAGTAAAAGACTTTCTAAAAGATTACCTACCTGTTCCTACGGTAGAGTATGATGGAAACAAATACTATTTAAACTACCAGGTTCCTAAAACTATAGGACGAGTAAGAACCTTTTATGGTAACTTTCTGGTTATGCTAAAAGCTTATGCCTATATCAGGCTATTAGGAGATGAAGGTCTAAAGAAAACTACTGAGATGGCAGTGCTAAATGCAAATTATCTAAAAGAAAAATTAAAAGCTTATTTCGAACTTCCATACCCATCCATATGTAAGCATGAGTTTGTGCTATCAGGTAAAAATCTAAAAGAAAAAGGAATAAAAGTCCTTGATATTGCAAAAAGACTTTTAGACTATGGAGTACATCCCCCAACTATATATTTCCCCTTAATAGTAGAAGAGGCATTAATGATAGAGCCCACAGAAACAGAAACTAAATATACTCTTGATGAATTTGTAGAAATCATAAGAAATATTTTAAAAGAGGTCGATGAAAATCCTGATATAGTTAAGAATGCACCTCATAATACTCCTGTAAAAAGATTAAACGAAGTATATGCAGCAAAGGTACTAAAGGTAAATTGGAAATGACCATCAAAGTAACTCCTATCAATACTCTACCTGTAAGTGTAACAGGAGATTATTGTGCTTTACAATGTGAACACTGCAAAGGACATTTTCTCAAAAATATGACTCCCTTACAGTTCTTAGAAAGTAAACTCCAAAAAGACAACAATTACAAAAGTATTCTTATAAGCGGAGGATATAATAGTGAGGGAGTACTTCCTCTTACCGATGCTAAATTAGCACAAATAAAAAAACTTAAATCTCTTGGTTATGAATTAAACTTTCACTTAGGTTTGGTAACTCCTGAGAACATTAAAAAGCTTAAAAATATCCCCGATATGGTATCCTTTGATCTCATGCTTGATGACTTTGTTATAAAAGAAATTTTTAATCTTAAAAACAAAAATAGTGAAAACTTTAAAGAATCCTTTCTAATTCTTAACGAAAACTTTCCAGTAAGTCCTCATATTTTGATTGGAGCAAATTATGGAAAAATTCAAAAGGAATATGAAGCAATAGAATTCTTAGAAAAAATAAAACCTAAGAAGCTTATATTTATCATAATCACTCCCTTAGAAAATACAACTTTTAGAGATATAAATCTTCCTTCCTTAAAAGAAATAGAAGAACTTTGGAAATTTACCAAGAGAAAACTACCCCAAACCAATCTATATTTAGGATGCGTAAGACCCAAAGGAGAATACAGATATAATGTAGACTCTCTTGCTTTAGAACTCGGCTTTAAAGCAATAGTTAATCCTCACTCTGATGTAATTAAAAATTCAAATAATACTCAAATTTTTGAAGAGTGCTGTGCCCTACTATGAAGATTGGAGTATCTTCTGGAAGCCTTGAGGTATTAAAGAGAAGAGTAGTCAAGAAAGACTCTCCTACAACTCTCTACCTTTTAGTAGGTAATAAATGTCTTAATAATTGTGCCTTCTGTATTCAAGCAAGAAATATGAGAAAAGAAAGCTTTATGCTATCGAGAATTTCATGGCCTCCTATAGAGCTTAAAGAGCTTGAGATACTTCTATCAGAATTTAATCCTTTCAAAAGAATATGCCTACAAGTAACCAACCATATAGGATGGAAGAATAACATCACAGAGGTAATAAATAATCTTAAAAAACATAACATACCTATATCTATCTCAGCACCTATAGAAAACTTAGAGGATGTCAACTTTCTTTTTCAAAAAGGAGCAGAAAGGATAAACATATCCATAGACGCAGCAGAGAAAGAACTTTATGAAAAAATTAAAGAAAAAAACTGGGAAGAGAAAATAAACCTTATAAAAGAAGCAAGCAAAAACTTTCCCGAAAAAATAACTACCCATATTATTGTAGGTTTAGGAGAAAAAGAAAATAAATTAGTAGAGCTCATAAGAGATCTCTCCAATTGGAGAGTTAGGATTGCCCTCTTTGCCTTTACGCCTCTTCCAGGTACTCCTCTTGAGAATATACCTCAACCCTCTTATCAAAAATATAGAAAAATACAAATAATCACATATCTACTGCAAAACCATTTGATAGACTTTAAAGACTTGAAATTCAAAGATGATGACCTTATACTTACTAAAACTATCATAGAAAAAACTTACCCATATTTTAATGAAATCTTCAAAACCTCAGGTTGTCCTGAGTGCAATCGACCCTATTACAATGAAAGTCCAAGAATTACGCCTTATAATTACCCAAGAGACCTTACATTAAAAGAAATAAACGAAATTAAATTGCTTTTGGAAAATGGAGCAAGAGTTATATAAGATTCTCTACATAATAAAAGAGTATTCAAAAATTTACGAGATTACACCCTATATAGTAGGTGGCTTCATCAGAGATTATCTATTAGGGAAGAAACCTCAAGATATAGACTTTTTAATTGATCCTTTTAATATAGATTTTATAGACAATCTATCAAAAATCCTAAAGGGCAGACTTGTCATATTAGATGAGGAGAGGAAATATTTCAGAATAGTAGTAAAAAATAAAGAAAACACTTTTGTCCTTGATTTTACTCCTATATATCAGCAAAATTTACTTCTTGAAATAGTTAGAAGAGACTTTACAATAAATTCCATCGTTTTGAATCTTAGAAACTTCGAAATATACGATCCATTAAAAGGCTTAAAAGATTTAGAAAGGAACGTATTAAAACTATCCTCTCCTGACTC
Coding sequences:
- the gcvH gene encoding glycine cleavage system protein GcvH, with the translated sequence MYPEDRKYSKDHEWAKLEGNIAIIGITYHAQEELGDIVHIDLPEVGKEVKQNEVLAVVESVKSASDVYSPLSGKVVEVNENLKTKPELINEDPYNAGWIVKLELSDPKEYESLLSAEEYKKLIGE
- the gcvPA gene encoding aminomethyl-transferring glycine dehydrogenase subunit GcvPA encodes the protein MTYFPHTPQEIKEMLNTIGLESIEDLFSEIPEEIRQKAKENFKIPASPSEIDLLEEIKNIARKNIGKDYISFLGGGAYKHYIPPFVKLVSLFPTFYTAYTPYQPEISQGVLQSIFEYQSLICDLTGMEVANASLYEAGSGIAEAALMSVRITGKKEVIASSGLNPEYISVLKTYLQAQNIELKIIPLDEKGETDVDFLEKNISPKTSGVIIQNPNFFGVIETKLKDIEELIHKNNALFILSIYPISLGILKPPSEYNVDIVVGEGQSLGIPLGFGGPYLGILATKKEFIRQIPGRIVGETIDLEGERGFVNTLQTREQHIRRAKATSNICTNEALSAISAAVYMAILGKKGIKKIAEVCFSRAHYLRERMQKEVNLEITYPNSHFFNEFVIKIPENSENFLKKLEEKKILGGIPLSRFYKDRDKEILVAVTERNSLEELEYYIKSLKEVLKKN
- the gcvPB gene encoding aminomethyl-transferring glycine dehydrogenase subunit GcvPB produces the protein MKKKIPLIKELNNDEKPTIHLPEPLEDFLPEKILPKDLLRESLPIPQISEIEVVRHFTNLSHMGYGVDLGFYPLGSCTMKYNPKINEEIANNEYFTDLHPYTPEELSQGALEIIYKLGEALSKITGMDKFTFQPSAGAHGELTALLIIKAYLRNKGENRNIVLVPDSAHGTNPASASMAGFETIEIPSDERGLVNPNILGKYLNKNVAVLMLTNPNTLGLFEKDILKIAQMVHDEGALLYYDGANLNGIMGYARPGDMGFDAVHVNLHKTFSTPHGGGGPGAGPVGVKDFLKDYLPVPTVEYDGNKYYLNYQVPKTIGRVRTFYGNFLVMLKAYAYIRLLGDEGLKKTTEMAVLNANYLKEKLKAYFELPYPSICKHEFVLSGKNLKEKGIKVLDIAKRLLDYGVHPPTIYFPLIVEEALMIEPTETETKYTLDEFVEIIRNILKEVDENPDIVKNAPHNTPVKRLNEVYAAKVLKVNWK
- a CDS encoding radical SAM protein, which translates into the protein MTIKVTPINTLPVSVTGDYCALQCEHCKGHFLKNMTPLQFLESKLQKDNNYKSILISGGYNSEGVLPLTDAKLAQIKKLKSLGYELNFHLGLVTPENIKKLKNIPDMVSFDLMLDDFVIKEIFNLKNKNSENFKESFLILNENFPVSPHILIGANYGKIQKEYEAIEFLEKIKPKKLIFIIITPLENTTFRDINLPSLKEIEELWKFTKRKLPQTNLYLGCVRPKGEYRYNVDSLALELGFKAIVNPHSDVIKNSNNTQIFEECCALL
- a CDS encoding radical SAM protein, which gives rise to MKIGVSSGSLEVLKRRVVKKDSPTTLYLLVGNKCLNNCAFCIQARNMRKESFMLSRISWPPIELKELEILLSEFNPFKRICLQVTNHIGWKNNITEVINNLKKHNIPISISAPIENLEDVNFLFQKGAERINISIDAAEKELYEKIKEKNWEEKINLIKEASKNFPEKITTHIIVGLGEKENKLVELIRDLSNWRVRIALFAFTPLPGTPLENIPQPSYQKYRKIQIITYLLQNHLIDFKDLKFKDDDLILTKTIIEKTYPYFNEIFKTSGCPECNRPYYNESPRITPYNYPRDLTLKEINEIKLLLENGARVI